The Trichoplusia ni isolate ovarian cell line Hi5 chromosome 17, tn1, whole genome shotgun sequence genome includes a region encoding these proteins:
- the LOC113502348 gene encoding cuticle protein 8-like, producing MAFVFKFLTPIAFATVVLSGKAPPGGYSYSRFSGPVSGQIVEVQVPAAQGVPAQQHADYGYDHQTGQIHPDTAKYAHLKTVDYVAKPDYQYSYGVEDPHTGNLQNHKEHRDGDVVRGEYSLVEPDGSIRLVRYTADPKNGFQATVHKKAGGQQQQPVHYGHPKQEDDSREY from the exons TTCCTCACGCCGATAGCGTTTGCAACAGTAGTGCTATCAGGGAAGGCGCCGCCTGGTGGATACTCGTATAGTCGCTTCAGTGGGCCAGTCAGCGGTCAAATCGTAGAGGTTCAAGTGCCTGCTGCACAAGGTGTACCAGCCCAACAACATGCCGACTATGGCTACGATCACCAAACAGGACAAATTCACCCAGACACAGCCAAATACGCCCATCTGAAGACTGTTGATTATGTT GCTAAACCAGACTACCAGTACTCTTATGGCGTAGAAGACCCTCACACGGGCAATCTTCAGAACCACAAAGAGCATCGCGACGGTGACGTCGTTCGAGGAGAATACTCCTTGGTTGAACCCGATGGCTCAATTCGTCTTGTACGGTATACTGCTGATCCAAAGAATGGTTTTCAG GCTACAGTACACAAGAAAGCTGGAGGCCAACAACAACAGCCTGTGCACTATGGACACCCGAAGCAAGAAGATGACTCCAGAGAATACTAG